In Lactiplantibacillus pentosus, the sequence CAAGATGCGGGTGCCGCGTGCGGTCGTGATAATTTTCGCTGGCCGTGCCCATTTTGGTGGTTGGCCATCCGCCGTATTGGTTAAATTATCAAGAATCACATCAAAATTCGCATGCAGATAAAGCTTATCAAGCGCCGCATGCGTCAATCCAAGGCCCTCATTATTGCCAATCGTAACGGCATCGTAGCCAATCGCATTTAATAGGTCTACATTGGCCTGTCCCTCAGTGGCTTCAGACAACGGGTGTGCGCGGTCGACCGCGTCTCCTAAACCGACCGTGAGCACCGTACTACCGGCTTGCTGGCGCTGTGTCCGTTCCGACAACAAATAGCGCTGAACCCGCGGCCAGTTTTCAAAATGCGAATGTAAATCATTAGTATGCAAAATGGTAACTTGCTCTTGCACGGTCCTCGCTCCTTAATCGTTATCTTTGTTAATCCTAAAGCATTCCCGAAACCCGGTCAAGCACCCAATTACTGCCGTTTGGCAAAATCAATGGCCTTCCCCGTCACCATTTGCTCAATTTCCGCTAATGAGAATGGGGTTCCAAACGGCACTGGATGGTCCAAATAGTCCACTTCCGGCGTATCCACACCGACATTAATATTTTCCTTAACATTGACGGCATAGTGATGAATGTGCCCATGTAAATTGATGATTTGCTTCACGATGCCCATCATCATCGGATAGTGGGTCATATAATACTGACGATGGTCGTACTTGATCAACACACCGACATCATGAAATTCAAACTTAGGTTGCCCGTTCAACTGCGGATCATGGGCCGCTAAGTATTTGAAAAAGGCCCGTGAATCATGGTTACCCTTAATAAAAATGATTTTACCATGTAGTTGTGTCAGTAATGCACAGACCCGTTCGTATGAGACCTTAGCCGGGCGTGTGAAGTACAACGCCACGTCACCAAGATGATAGACCGTGTCAGAATCAGTCACGCGGGCATTCCAATGGTCAACGATGGTTTGGTTCATCGTTTCAACATCCGGAAAGGGCCGCGGCGCAAAATCATTATCGCCCAACAGATCCGCGTGGTAAAAATGTGTATCAGATGTAAAGTATTGCATCAGTTCAACCTCGATTATTAAGTTCTCTTAAATCATAGTTTTGAAACTAGTCAATTAATATTGTACCGCGCACCGCCCTAAAAGACACTAGAACAGTTTTGTCTACGAGCGAATTTATTGAGCTACGCGGATCTGATTGTAGCAACCACCTCAGTTTACGTTTGATGCACAGTGACTAGACGCAATTGCGATGCAAGGCAGTCACTCTTGGGCGGCAATCCTCACCTTGACAGACGATACAAGACCTGAGGCGGCGAAGATTCATTTTTTGCTGATAAGATACAAAAATGGCTCTCAAGGTTTGCTTGAAAGCCATTTTTAACGGTGCGATTAAAATCTCACTGCTCGCAAACACTCACTGACCATTCACGAGGCAGCTTAGACGGTCATTATGAATTCGTGTGTCGTTGGCGAACACGGTCGCTAAAAATCTTAACGGCATAGAGGCCAAACACCCAGATTGCGGAAACAATCAGCGCAATTAACGTCTCAAACTTCAAGCACAGGACAACTGCGATGAAGGCCAAGAACACCAGAATGAAGTAATCTGACAATGGGAATAGTGGCATCTTGAACTTCACTTTATCTCGCGAGCCAGCTTGACGGCGATACTTGATGTGCGCAACCACGATCGCACCCCAGATAAAAATAAAGCAGGTCGTCGATACACTGGCAATTAGTGAAAAGACCTTACCAGGCATTAATAAGTTCAGGATAACTGACAAGCCAATCACCAGGGTTGAAAACCACAAGGCGTTGCGTGGCACTTGGCGTGTGGACAGTTTACCCATCCGCTTAGAAAATTTACTCTGCCCATCATACGTCAATGAGAACAGCATCCGCCCGGTACTGAACAGCGCACTATTACAGCTCGAAGCCGCAGCAGTCAGCACCACAAAGTTGATAATGGCGGCGGCCGAACGAATCCCTAAGTTAGTAAAGACTTGGACGAAGGGACTGTGGGCAGCTGAAAAGTATTGCCATGGATACATACACATTAAGAAGAATAATGAACCAACGTAGAATAAAATGATCCGGACTGGAATATCATTGATCGCCTTTGGAATCACCGTCTTCGGGTCGGCCGTTTCGGACGCGGTCATCCCCACCATTTCAATCCCAATAAAACTAAACAGGACCATTTGAAATGAGAGCACTAATCCCTTAAAGCCATTCGGCATGAAGCCACCATAATTGACCAAGTTGGTCAGACTGGCATGCCCGACCGGCGTCTTGACGCTAAATAGTACCATCCCGATACCGACAGCAATCAAAGCAATAATCGCCGCAATCTTAATAATCGCAAACCAAAATTCAGTTTCCCCAAAAGCTGAAACGTTGATTGAATTTAAGGCTAATAGCAGAATTAAGATGACCAATCCTGGCAGCCACTGTGGTAACTTCGGCCACCAGAACTGCATATATTCGCCTGCAGCTGTGATTTCGGCCATCGCAATCGTGATCCAGCAGACCCAGTAAGTCCAGCCGGCCACGAAACCGGTGCGATCGCCTAAGTATTGTTTAATGAAATCAATATACGAATGCGTATTAAGGTCAGATAGCAGTAACTCGCCTAACGCTCGCATCAACAAGAAACAAACGAGTCCAGTCACCAAATAGGCAATCAGAATCGATGGTCCCGCTAAGTGGATGGATTGACCAGCCCCCAAGAAGAGGCCGGTCCCGATGGTGCCACCAATCGCAATCAATTGTACGTGGCGGCTCTTTAACCCGCGCGAAAGTTGTTCCGTCTCGGGCTGTGAATTGTCTTTCGTCATTATTTTTGCACTCCCCTTGCCGTTATTATAGCGGGCAATTTCGTCCCATTCAAAAGGGGGCGCTTGTTAAAATTGCAAAATAGGTCTATACCGTTTTTAAATTGCACGAGTAATTGGTTGCGACAGTAAGCGTTTGCGTATGCACTCACTCCGCCCTTTTGCTTTGTTAACTGACCAATCTAGCGATTCAGCACGCCAACGTGAATAAAGTGAACGTAACGCATAGCAACATGAATAAATTTCACTTAAATAACCAAAAATCACCCAGGTAGTCGTGGACCCTACCCAGGTGATTTTCGACAACTTCATCAGTAGCAATTGCATTTTAGCCTCAATTTCTTGGTTGGCTTCAATCGCTCTCACCAAAAGCGTGACTTGGTTGCATCTTGACTAACAACTAACGTTTAATGTTTTGGCTGACCCAGGCATCAATTTGAGCCGTGAATGCCTGAAATGCCCGTTGATCTTCAAAGGATGGGAAATCACCCAGCAAGACTTTACCAGCCTGCTGTGCCTGTGACCCATGCTTTTGTAACACAACGATCGATTTGCGTGACTTTTCATCCAAGAACAAATTAGTTGGCAAGTTGAGTAAGCCTTGCAAATAAGCCGCCGTACTCATCCATTTCAACAGGCCTTGTGCTTCTTGCGATTGAAAAATCGTTGTTGGCACGAGGAAGACACCCCAACCACCGGGTAACAGGTGTGACATGGCTTGTTCCATCATCAGATGATGGGTGTAGGAATGGCCATTGGTCGCCTTGGTCTCAAAGTTCTGAACTCGCTCGTCAAGTGGATAATAGCCGACTGGCAAATCGCCAATGGCAATACTCGTTTTAGGCATGACTAGTGGATCAATGGCATCTTGGTGGAACAGTTCCACGGCAGAGCCTTGTAGATCCATACTCATCGCGGCGATGGCTAACTGATTGTCATCGTTATCAACCCCATAGCCTTGAATTGGCTGAGGCCGATCAGTTTGCAGTTGATTAATAACCGTCGTTAATAAGTTCCCAGTTCCAACCGCAATATCTAAAATCGACAGGTCCGTCTTTGGTCCCACCAGTTTGGCAATCAAATATGCCGTCAATAGACCGATTGAATCGGGCGTCATCTGATGATTAGGATCGACACGGTCATTATGAATCGCCTTCAACATGGCTAGCTGAATTGCACGCCGAATCGTTTCTGCATCGAACTGCTTTAAATCGACACTTTGATACAACTTCTCTAAAGCTTCGACTTGTTGTTGACTCGGCTTGCCATCCTCAACGTGAACCGTCCCACTTAATAAGTTATCACCAGTCTCGATGAGTGCATCTACGTATGAGACGGATAGTTGCTGCATCAAGACCTGCACTGATTGATCTAAGACCTGAAATAGCGTCTCAGTTTCTGCTTGTGCCAGAATACTCACCCCTTCACAAAATCTGTAATCCTTAACCATATTACTGATTTTATGACCCAAGTTCAAGTCACGGGGTTCGACCACCGCTTATCGATGCTGTTTGGCCTGATAAGGATGGTCATAAGATTCCAGTATCAGATAATGCAAGTGTTGTCTGGCCCGAAAATTCATGTAACGTTGTGTCTCGAATGCCCCACCAATCATCAGTAAACTAATCACTGACAGCAGAATCGTCCCGCGGTGTTTCTTCATCTGGTGCGTGCCTCCTATCGGGTAAAAGTAGTCGGGCTTTAAAATGAATACCATGATCAGTCGTCATGGTTAACGTCATGTCCGGCTCGATGTGAAACTGACTGACACCTCTCATCATGATTATTCGGCCGCCACCTTTGTGCATTAACACAATCTGATGAAGCACATGAAAATAGGTCAAACGATATTCTTTGTCCTTGGCCTCATTCACAATGACAGCACTGTGGCCCTCGTCGAAGCCAGCTGCATTGGAAATCGCTGTGAATACAAAATGATGATCCGGATTTTCAAGTTCATGGAGCATCAAGTACCAGTCGACGGTCGGTAAATCGACCTGAGTACGGCGGGCAAGATTACGTTGGCCTTGAAACAAAGTCGCCATGACGACCGCCACGATTCCTAATGAAAATACCACTTCAATGAGGGTAAAACCCGCACGCTTAATCATTGGGCACGGCCAACTGTGGCGCATTCAACAACTCAATAGCATAGGCCTCATACGTGCTGCGAGCAGTTTGAATCGCTTGTAACGTCTGAGCCTCACGATGCTGCATCATTATCTCGAAGCTCTCAAACCCAATTAGACCGCCCATCAACAGGCCCAATGCGGTAATCGTCTCAATCATCATAAAACCACTGTGCGTCTTTAACATTGGTAACTCGATAAGCCCCCCACCCCATTAGTGCGTTTAATTTGATCTTCTGCTTTGGTCGCAGCGCTGATTTAAAAATGACGACCGCTAATTGCGGATGACCATTCTTCCAAATCTGAATATCGCGCCCACGTTCCGTCTTCAACGTCGCCGGTAATGCTAGGTGCCACTGTTGTTTTGGTATCGGATGACCCTGTTTGCCGGTCCAACTGACGACCTCCGTCCCCCGAAAACTGACGACTTGTGGATGGCCAGTCACACTCGCTTCAAAAGTCCGCTGTTGCCACATCGTCTGTAAATCACGCCAAAACGCTTGTTCATCGGCTACTTGTCGCTGCCGCGTCGGAAACCGATGGACGGTAATCACGGCCATGCTGGTCACGATTGCAAGTACGGTGACCGTTTCAATTAACGTGAAACCATGGCGGCTAGCCATTTATGCTTTGGGCTTGGTGGGCCGAATTGGATTAATAGCCTGGTCCGTCGCTTGCTTGGCTTGTTTGTCATTGAGATAACCAGCCTCCTTCATCTTGTCAATCGTCGCTTCCTCGCCAGTATCGCTGGTGTACATTTCAGCCTGATTTTGAACAACTTCCGTCAACGCCTCCTGTTGACGTACGGACGCATTCTTACGTTGATCGTTCAAGTTTGGCACCACGATCAACATTAGCAAACTAATAATGGCCAACACGATCACCATTTCAATCAACGTAAACCCGCGTTGCGGCGCAGTCGTTTTCTTCATCAAGCGTTTCATTAATAATGTCATTTTAAAATCTCCCCCATTGATTGGTACATCGGTAGCAACAAACTCAAATACGTGCCCACGACCACGAGCGCAATGACCCCAAACATGATGGGTTGAATCCAACCAATCATCCGATTAAGTTGGCGAATCAGCCGCTCATACTGCATGGTCGCAAAATACAGTAACTCCTGACTCAACTGTTCAGCTGGGCTCTCTTTGCCGACTAATAAAGCTAGTTCATCCGGCAATAAGCGGTCGGCCTGAATAATTGCCATTAGTGACGTTCCCTGCAGCAAAGCCCGCTCCACCACTTTCCCCTGTTGGTGAATAAAAGCTTTGGCCTGAAACTGCTGGCTGACCTCACAAATACCCCGAATCCCTAATCCACCCGCGAGTAGCATGCCAGCATTTAAACTCAAATAGTAGCCGCAATAACTCTTGATCAGCTTGCCAATCAAGGGCATTTTGACCAACCAATGATACCGCTGCCTGATTGGTAGCTGCTGAAAGCACCAGCCACACCAACCGAGTGCAGCAACAACGACCAGTATTCCAATCGAGATTAGTTGCCAAGGTAATGTCGCATGGTGACCGACACTGGCCTGGGCACCTAAGCTCGGTAGAATTGCAGCCTTCACTAACCCGAGCGTCCCCAATAGCAGGACCAATAATAAACATGGATACTGCAATAACCGTCGAATCTGTCGGCCCTGTTCCGCACGGGCGCGCATCAACTGGCCAGCCTGCGTCAACGTGTGTCGAAGCTCCCCATGCGTCTCCGCAATTAAAAATTGATAATATAGATCGACCGCAATATATGGACGTAACGCCGTGGACAAGTCATCACCCGCAGCTAGGCGCACGAGGACGGGCTGCAGGACTTGAAACGCTGGTCCCTGTACATCCACAGCAAATTGAAAGGCCTGTTGGAATGAAAAGCCGTTGCCCAATAGGTCCGCCACAGTTTCAAATAGCGTCGCTTGCATCGCAATTGGAAGTCGCTTACGCTTCCTTAAGTTGATGGGCCGTCGCATGATCAAGGCGACCCGCTGCCAGTTGTTCATCAATTAATTGTCCCCACCTCTCCGTCATCATTTGCGTCGTCTTCGGGCGCTCATGTGGCATAACCACCGTATCAAATAAGGTCGCCATACTGCCATCCGTCACCGGGACTAATCGCTGATACGACATGGCCGTTACGGCTTGTTCGAGAACGGCTGGTTCCACGCCTAATTGTGCTAACCGCGGAATAATCCCATAAACACCCCGTGCATGCAACGTACTCAACACCAGATGGCCACTCAAGGCAGCTTGAATCGCGATTCTGGCGGTTTCCGCATCCCGAATCTCCCCAATGATAAACACATCCGGGTGATGCCTAAGACCGACCTTTAATAAATACGCATAGGCCATCTGAGCGGGTGGGTTAACTTGTAACTGCAAAAAATCTGGTTCGTAGATCTCAACTGGATCTTCAATGGTCATCACTAATCGTTGTCCCCGCAGTTGACGCACTAGGTCATACATGGTCGACGTTTTTCCAGCGCCCATCGGTCCAGAAAAGACAATCAACCCAGTATGGTGCATGAGCTGACTCAACTGTTCACGCTGACTGGGAATCAAATATTGGAGGTTCTGGGATTCACCCTCGTACAATATCCGAATGACCAGCGATTCGCGGTCTAAAAAATCACCAACGACTGAGATGCGCAGGTTTAAGGTCTGCTCATCCAGCGTTAGCATCATAGCGCCAAGTTGCGGCCGCCGATGGTCACTAATGGCCATATTACTTCGATATTTGATGTGATTAATGAGCTGTTGCGCGAGTGTGGTACTGATTTGGGCAAGTGCGCGCAATTTTCCGGCGGCTTGAATCAGCACCTGGTAACCTTCTGTTGCTGGCATCCAATAAATATCACTGGCCCGTTGTTCAACAGCGGCTTGGATCATTTGATTCAACTCAGTTTCAATTGACATGAAGCATTTCACACGGTGATACCAGGCAGATTGTCTGTGGCCCAGTTGGACACACAGACGGTATGACTGGCATACTTCCTTTCTTGATTTCACAGCATCATGCTGCGTCACGCTGGCTAGTTTCTAAGTATCAGGGTTCGCAAAACCGGCTGTATTCGCTACAGTGAAGCATCAGTTTGTTGCGGTTATCTCCAACTATCACGAACAATCAATCCATTCACCCTCTCTGGGATTTATGCTTCATTAAAATCAGTTCCTGAATAGGTTTGCCGGCAATTTGTCGGCGGGTTTCTGGCCAATCGTGACGCCAATTAATCTGAAAACAGCTCGCCTCGGTGCAAAATACGGCTGATAAGGGTGCAGTCACTGTTTTGTACCACTATATTGTTCGTTTGAGATTATTTCAGTATCAAATTGTCACGGCACGATGGCTTGCTCCTTTCATACAAGTAGTTTCGTAAAATGAGACCCATTTCCACGAAAAAAATTAAACTTTTTCAGAATACATTTTGATTGAACGCCAAAAAAGCCATTCTGAAGCGATTGCGCTCCAGAATAGCTTTGAAATTTCGATGCCGATTATAAAGTCGTTGCTTTTGTTACTTAGTTTGATCCGCAGCCATAATTTCCGCCTGAGTTGGAATGGAAGGCTGCGCGCCTAATTTTTGAACTGCCAATGACGAAGCGCGATTGGCAAAACGCACGGCCTCAGCTAAGTTACTGAAATCTGGTTGCAATACAGAGCTTAACGCGCCAATGAACGTATCACCAGCTGCCGTTGTATCCACTGCGTCAACTTTAAAGGCCGGGATAAATCCGTGTTCACCATCGCGCATCCAAAAGGCACCCTTGCTACCGACCGTGATAATGACGTTGGCTACACCTAGTGCTTGTAATTTTTGCGCGCCAGCAACCATTGAGGCTTCATCCGTGATATGAACGCCAGTCAGCGTTTCCGTCTCAGTCTCATTTGGGACGATCAAATCCGTGACCGCTAATAATTCAGCTGGCACCGCGTCCGTTGCCGGTGCTGGATTAAGAATCGTCTTCTGCTGAGCGGCTCGTGCAAGTTCAAATCCGCGTTGGGTCGCAGCAATCGGTGTTTCAAACTGCGCAATTAAAAACGTGCTGTCCGCAATCACTGATTGGGCTTGCTCAACATCTTCCGCCGTGACGAGCTGGTTGGTCCCACCGTCAATTAGAATTCGGTTTTCGCTACTTGCATCCAACAGGATAAATGCAGAGCCGGTTGCAGCCGCATCACTATGCTGAACAAAGCGATCGTCGACCCCGCTCTCTGTCAGTTGTTGGACCATAAAAGTACCTTCCTGATCTTGTCCAACCTTACCAATAAAGGTCGTTTGGGCACCGGCCCGGGCAGCTGCGATCGCTTGATTTGCGCCCTTGCCACCACCTGCAACACTCTTTCCTGTCAGTGGTAAAGTCTCCCCAGGTTTTGGAAAACGTTTGAAGCGTAAAATCGAATCGACATTTAAACTGCCTAACACGGTTACTTTATTCATTGTTATTCGTCCCTTCAATGTTCAACTGTCCTAATTTTAGCAAACTGCACCGGGTGATGCATCCGTTTTGCGTCAGTTATCAGCTAAAAACAAGATTTGGATGCAACCAAGGCGCCTCAGGCAAGTTGCAGATTACCGCCAAAAATTGCCCATCAAAAAAGCGCGGTCCTCTGACTTTCATCAAAGAACCGCGCTAAGACTGATTAGTCTGGGAAGTTAGCAGCTTCGTATACTTCTGATACGTCGTCGTTATCTTCTAATTCATCAATCATGTGTTGTAACTTTTCAACTTTATCAGCTGGAACGTCAGTCAAGTTTTCTGGAATCATGGTCAATTCGGCCGTTTCCAACTTGTAACCACTGGCTTCAAGCGCATCCCGTACGGCAGCTAATTGCTTAGGATCCGTGTAGATTTCGAATGCTTCGTCGCTTGATTGTAAATCATCACCACCAGCATCCAAAACATCCATCAGCATCGTATCTTCATCCGTGTCTAGATCTTCACGACTGATAACGATGTAACCCTTACGATCGAACATGTAGCTAACGGCACCCGTTGCAGCCAATGCACCACCATGATGCGTAAATGCTGAACGAACGGCCGCAGCAGTCCGGTTTTTGTTGTCAGTTAATGCGTGAACCAGAACGGCGATACCACCAGGGCCGTAGCCTTCGTAAGTAACTTCTTCGTAGTTCTCCGCACCGGAGCCACTACCTTTATCAACCGCCCGTTTAATATTATCTTTAGGCATGTTGGCAGCTTTGGCCTTATCCATAACTAACCGCAATTGCGCGTTAGAATCTGGATCAGGACCCCCGGCTTTAACAGCCATATATAGTTCACGGGAAATCTTTTGGAAAACTTTCCCACG encodes:
- a CDS encoding YebC/PmpR family DNA-binding transcriptional regulator, which encodes MSGHSKWHNIQGRKNAQDAKRGKVFQKISRELYMAVKAGGPDPDSNAQLRLVMDKAKAANMPKDNIKRAVDKGSGSGAENYEEVTYEGYGPGGIAVLVHALTDNKNRTAAAVRSAFTHHGGALAATGAVSYMFDRKGYIVISREDLDTDEDTMLMDVLDAGGDDLQSSDEAFEIYTDPKQLAAVRDALEASGYKLETAELTMIPENLTDVPADKVEKLQHMIDELEDNDDVSEVYEAANFPD
- the comGC gene encoding competence type IV pilus major pilin ComGC, producing the protein MTLLMKRLMKKTTAPQRGFTLIEMVIVLAIISLLMLIVVPNLNDQRKNASVRQQEALTEVVQNQAEMYTSDTGEEATIDKMKEAGYLNDKQAKQATDQAINPIRPTKPKA
- a CDS encoding type II secretion system F family protein, whose protein sequence is MNNWQRVALIMRRPINLRKRKRLPIAMQATLFETVADLLGNGFSFQQAFQFAVDVQGPAFQVLQPVLVRLAAGDDLSTALRPYIAVDLYYQFLIAETHGELRHTLTQAGQLMRARAEQGRQIRRLLQYPCLLLVLLLGTLGLVKAAILPSLGAQASVGHHATLPWQLISIGILVVVAALGWCGWCFQQLPIRQRYHWLVKMPLIGKLIKSYCGYYLSLNAGMLLAGGLGIRGICEVSQQFQAKAFIHQQGKVVERALLQGTSLMAIIQADRLLPDELALLVGKESPAEQLSQELLYFATMQYERLIRQLNRMIGWIQPIMFGVIALVVVGTYLSLLLPMYQSMGEILK
- a CDS encoding amino acid permease yields the protein MTKDNSQPETEQLSRGLKSRHVQLIAIGGTIGTGLFLGAGQSIHLAGPSILIAYLVTGLVCFLLMRALGELLLSDLNTHSYIDFIKQYLGDRTGFVAGWTYWVCWITIAMAEITAAGEYMQFWWPKLPQWLPGLVILILLLALNSINVSAFGETEFWFAIIKIAAIIALIAVGIGMVLFSVKTPVGHASLTNLVNYGGFMPNGFKGLVLSFQMVLFSFIGIEMVGMTASETADPKTVIPKAINDIPVRIILFYVGSLFFLMCMYPWQYFSAAHSPFVQVFTNLGIRSAAAIINFVVLTAAASSCNSALFSTGRMLFSLTYDGQSKFSKRMGKLSTRQVPRNALWFSTLVIGLSVILNLLMPGKVFSLIASVSTTCFIFIWGAIVVAHIKYRRQAGSRDKVKFKMPLFPLSDYFILVFLAFIAVVLCLKFETLIALIVSAIWVFGLYAVKIFSDRVRQRHTNS
- a CDS encoding histidine kinase; amino-acid sequence: MMIETITALGLLMGGLIGFESFEIMMQHREAQTLQAIQTARSTYEAYAIELLNAPQLAVPND
- a CDS encoding class I SAM-dependent methyltransferase; this encodes MVKDYRFCEGVSILAQAETETLFQVLDQSVQVLMQQLSVSYVDALIETGDNLLSGTVHVEDGKPSQQQVEALEKLYQSVDLKQFDAETIRRAIQLAMLKAIHNDRVDPNHQMTPDSIGLLTAYLIAKLVGPKTDLSILDIAVGTGNLLTTVINQLQTDRPQPIQGYGVDNDDNQLAIAAMSMDLQGSAVELFHQDAIDPLVMPKTSIAIGDLPVGYYPLDERVQNFETKATNGHSYTHHLMMEQAMSHLLPGGWGVFLVPTTIFQSQEAQGLLKWMSTAAYLQGLLNLPTNLFLDEKSRKSIVVLQKHGSQAQQAGKVLLGDFPSFEDQRAFQAFTAQIDAWVSQNIKR
- a CDS encoding metallophosphoesterase family protein, which produces MQYFTSDTHFYHADLLGDNDFAPRPFPDVETMNQTIVDHWNARVTDSDTVYHLGDVALYFTRPAKVSYERVCALLTQLHGKIIFIKGNHDSRAFFKYLAAHDPQLNGQPKFEFHDVGVLIKYDHRQYYMTHYPMMMGIVKQIINLHGHIHHYAVNVKENINVGVDTPEVDYLDHPVPFGTPFSLAEIEQMVTGKAIDFAKRQ
- the comGA gene encoding competence type IV pilus ATPase ComGA, which codes for MSIETELNQMIQAAVEQRASDIYWMPATEGYQVLIQAAGKLRALAQISTTLAQQLINHIKYRSNMAISDHRRPQLGAMMLTLDEQTLNLRISVVGDFLDRESLVIRILYEGESQNLQYLIPSQREQLSQLMHHTGLIVFSGPMGAGKTSTMYDLVRQLRGQRLVMTIEDPVEIYEPDFLQLQVNPPAQMAYAYLLKVGLRHHPDVFIIGEIRDAETARIAIQAALSGHLVLSTLHARGVYGIIPRLAQLGVEPAVLEQAVTAMSYQRLVPVTDGSMATLFDTVVMPHERPKTTQMMTERWGQLIDEQLAAGRLDHATAHQLKEA
- a CDS encoding prepilin-type N-terminal cleavage/methylation domain-containing protein, with product MIKRAGFTLIEVVFSLGIVAVVMATLFQGQRNLARRTQVDLPTVDWYLMLHELENPDHHFVFTAISNAAGFDEGHSAVIVNEAKDKEYRLTYFHVLHQIVLMHKGGGRIIMMRGVSQFHIEPDMTLTMTTDHGIHFKARLLLPDRRHAPDEETPRDDSAVSD
- a CDS encoding prepilin-type N-terminal cleavage/methylation domain-containing protein; the encoded protein is MASRHGFTLIETVTVLAIVTSMAVITVHRFPTRQRQVADEQAFWRDLQTMWQQRTFEASVTGHPQVVSFRGTEVVSWTGKQGHPIPKQQWHLALPATLKTERGRDIQIWKNGHPQLAVVIFKSALRPKQKIKLNALMGWGAYRVTNVKDAQWFYDD
- the rbsK gene encoding ribokinase; this encodes MNKVTVLGSLNVDSILRFKRFPKPGETLPLTGKSVAGGGKGANQAIAAARAGAQTTFIGKVGQDQEGTFMVQQLTESGVDDRFVQHSDAAATGSAFILLDASSENRILIDGGTNQLVTAEDVEQAQSVIADSTFLIAQFETPIAATQRGFELARAAQQKTILNPAPATDAVPAELLAVTDLIVPNETETETLTGVHITDEASMVAGAQKLQALGVANVIITVGSKGAFWMRDGEHGFIPAFKVDAVDTTAAGDTFIGALSSVLQPDFSNLAEAVRFANRASSLAVQKLGAQPSIPTQAEIMAADQTK